The genomic region aacgaccaaaccacagggagcaaaacggaagtttactctattattaatttattttgaACTCAAAAACACTTATGTTTAAGGGTTGATCTATTTGACTTATATGAGCATCTTTGGTCATTTGCAACTATATTCTAAGTGTATCTTTTTTCAAAATTTAGAGACGTTGTAAAAATGTAGTGTTTGTGTGACATCTTTATGTGCTTTTCGAATGTAGAACAATGTCACGGCCGCTCCACAGAGGTTTCTCCGGCGGCGGGAGACTATCCGGCGACTTTCATGACTTCTTAGAAGACTCCCAGATGAAATTCAAGGCCGAAAAGGAAGATTTCGATAAAAACCGATTATCCCCTAATCATAGATGCTCATGGAACCCATTTCATTTTATGTTTACATATACAACTAGTTCACCATCCAAACAAAGTGTTCACGAAAACGGTTTTATTGTTCCTGATACATTCAGCCCTGTATCATCACGAAAACGCTATAAACTAACGTTATTTTTACTCAAGTTCAGTTTATTCGTTATTGTATTTCTTGCGCTTACGGGTTCGTTTTGGTGGACACTATCACTCACAGCCGCGTCTAGAAACCAGACGTTTCGCGGGTCTTACAGACGCCTTCAAGAACAACTGGTTTCGGATTTTTGGGACATTGGTGAACTCTCACTAGGTGCTTCtagaacaaaagaaacaaaagaaacagATTTTTGTCCTCTAGAGTGTGAAAATCACATACCATGTTTTAACATTAGCGAAAATCTTGAATCGGGTTTGACCGAGGGTCAACAACAAGACCGCCATTGCGGGCCCACATCGAAACAGAATTGCTTAGTTCTTGCTCCTTCGGGATACAAGATTCCGCATAGATGGCCTACTGGAAGAGACGTTATCTGGATCGATAACGTTAAAATCAACGCACAGGAGGTACTTTCGTCGGGAAGTTTGACAAAAAGGTGTGTTTCGAATCCTCTTTAcgttaaaacaaataaacaatatgAACGAAAGTTGTCGAATGTGTTATGATGTGGATGCAGGATGATGCTGTTGGATGATGATCAGATTTCGTTTAGTTTTGCGTCTTCGATGATTGACGATAGTATCGAAGACTATTCACATCAGATTGCGGAAATGATCGGTTTACGAAACGAATCTTACCTTGTACAAGCTGGAGTAAGTGAAAAATAcgagtaaactttcgttttgctccctgtggttttgtcactttaacggttttgccccaaacctttaaaaatagccattttactccctgatgttttgggtttgttgccagtttgctccctgcggggagcaaaatggaaaaacaaacaatttggatggagttagaggcggggagcaaactggcaaaaaaactgaaacatcagggagtaaaatggctatttttaaaggtttggagcaaaactgttaaaatgaccaaactacagggagcaaaacgaaagtttactcgAAAAATACCCTTTTGAATATATTTTTCTTAATGATGTTTGCTTACAGATTTCTACATTTTTTTATCAGGTGAGAACGGTATTGGATATAGGTTGCGGTTTTGGTAGCTTAGGAGCACATTTCTTTCAAAATCATCTTTTGACTATGTGTATAGCGAATTATGAGTCTTCGGGGAGTCAAGTCGAAATAACTCTCGAAAGAGGTCTTCCTGCAATGGTTGCTTCTTTTACTGCAAAAAAGTTGCCATTCCCGTCACTTTCGTTTGACATGGTACATAGTGCGTGGGATGGGATCGCCTGGAATCACAAAGGTACCATTTTCGTTAGCTAAATTCTCGTTATCTTCTGTTACCATTCGTTTTACGCCTCAAGACTTTCGTTTTGTGAGTACCACTTATGTGGTGTCTAACTGCTAGATGTTTAGTTACTGTAATATGCCAAACGAACCTAAATAGAATACAATTAGTGAttaagaggggggggggggggggttcataAAACTGTGCTAAGTATTAAGAAAATGACGAACTGGGAAAAATGTAAAAAACGCGAATTTGTATCGCCACGTGATGTAAAACGCAAGCAAGGACAAACACTAACTTATACCTCAAGCTGCCGTAAAACGTAGACTAACTAGAATTTACGCCGACAAAGCTTCaacttaaagaaaaaaaaacaaagttgaAGGGCCAAAAGTGAAACATACAAACTTAAAGGACTGAAGACGTAAACTAACTTCGCTACAAGataaaaacactaaaaaaaaaaccttaaaacaCTGTAGATAAGAAACTACCTTATTTGttatatatagtaatagtaatttcATAGCTTAGGTTTTGTTACACTTGCATTAGATTTCATATGCACTACTCATTTATACTTTATACTGAATAGTGAATAAATCATCtcctttttttttcaaatgttaTAGACGGTATACATTTGATAGAAGTCGATCGAGTTCTTAGGCCTGGTGGATACTTTGTTTGGACCTCATCGGTTGCAAACACACGGGCTTCTGGTCGAAAGAAAGATAATTCAAACACAGGGGATATCGTGCGCAATTTTGCGAAAGATCTATGTTGGGATTTATTATCGCAACAAGACAAAACCGTTGTGTGGAAGAAGTCTAGTAATAAAGATTGTCATGCTTCCCGGTAAGACCACATCCATACATACTACACTTTTTTGTAACCATTCCTGTTTAAATTCCGTTTTTACGTTTACTGATATCGTTTTGTGaactattttttaattttatttaatagGAACCACGACCCTTCGGTCTGCAAAGTGGGCCATGATGTTGAATCGCCGTATTATCATCCACTAGAGGCATGCATTGGAGGAACACACAGTCGCCGGTGGATTCCAATTGACGAAAGACCAAAATGGCCTTCTAGAGCCACATTAAGCTCCAAGGAACTCGCGGTTCATGGTAAAAAAAAATCTCTTTACATTTTGACGAAAACGTAGTTTAGAATCTAGTACAGTTACATACAGACGCTTAACTCGATtactattattgttattattgttatcaGGTGTACCTTTTGATGATCTTATTGAAGACGATCTGAACTGGAAACCGGCGGTTAGAAATTATTGGTCGCTACTTTCCCCACTTATATTTTCGGATCATCCAAAACGACCCGGAATAGAGGACCCGATTCCCCCTTATAACATGGTCAGAAATGTGTTGGACATGAATGCTCATTTTGGCGGTTTTAATTCCGCCTTATTAGGAGCTGGGAAATCTGTATGGGTCATGAATGTGGTCCCCACCAGTGGGCCCAACCACCTTCCGCTTATCCTAGACCGAGGTTTCGTTGGTGTCTTACATGATTGGTACATATTTAATTCTATTGCACCTCTTAGTCTCTT from Helianthus annuus cultivar XRQ/B chromosome 10, HanXRQr2.0-SUNRISE, whole genome shotgun sequence harbors:
- the LOC110880564 gene encoding probable pectin methyltransferase QUA2, with the protein product MSRPLHRGFSGGGRLSGDFHDFLEDSQMKFKAEKEDFDKNRLSPNHRCSWNPFHFMFTYTTSSPSKQSVHENGFIVPDTFSPVSSRKRYKLTLFLLKFSLFVIVFLALTGSFWWTLSLTAASRNQTFRGSYRRLQEQLVSDFWDIGELSLGASRTKETKETDFCPLECENHIPCFNISENLESGLTEGQQQDRHCGPTSKQNCLVLAPSGYKIPHRWPTGRDVIWIDNVKINAQEVLSSGSLTKRMMLLDDDQISFSFASSMIDDSIEDYSHQIAEMIGLRNESYLVQAGVRTVLDIGCGFGSLGAHFFQNHLLTMCIANYESSGSQVEITLERGLPAMVASFTAKKLPFPSLSFDMVHSAWDGIAWNHKDGIHLIEVDRVLRPGGYFVWTSSVANTRASGRKKDNSNTGDIVRNFAKDLCWDLLSQQDKTVVWKKSSNKDCHASRNHDPSVCKVGHDVESPYYHPLEACIGGTHSRRWIPIDERPKWPSRATLSSKELAVHGVPFDDLIEDDLNWKPAVRNYWSLLSPLIFSDHPKRPGIEDPIPPYNMVRNVLDMNAHFGGFNSALLGAGKSVWVMNVVPTSGPNHLPLILDRGFVGVLHDWCEAFPTYPRTYDLVHAEGFLSLETSKRRRCSMLDVFFEMDRLLRPEGWVILRDTSSLIEAARTITTRLKWEARVVEIESNSDEKLLVCQKPLIRRRSNPS